In Legionella cardiaca, a genomic segment contains:
- a CDS encoding NfeD family protein — MVAVHALTPVSFSNYPLKANSYSNFQSVSHWQKIIIFISLFFISIISWANKIVELKINGAIGPATADFISRGIDNAQQASLILIILDTPGGLEKSMHSIVQDILASKVPVVTYVAPKGARAASAGTFLIYASTLAAMAPGTHLGAASPVNLNEMMDKNDKSQEPKSSMKQKAMNDAIAYIRSLAQLRGRNAEFAQQAVTDASTLTADEALQNGVINIVAKDRGDLLQQLDGLVVTQDGRKIQLNTKNTQVEQITPDWRMRFLQVITDPTVAYLLLLLGIYGIFFELVNPGFMLPGVVGAISILLALYALQLLPMSYAGLGLIILGILFIIGEAYAPSFGALGFGGTVAFIIGSILLIDSNHNSYRIAWSAIWAMAAANLLILLTLGTMTFKSRKKKLMHGIAVLLGAEGRTLGEVNPQGQAVIRGEIWAVHSKQPIAADKRIKVIATQGLQLEIEEIQTATKNGIN; from the coding sequence ATGGTAGCGGTGCATGCCTTAACACCTGTGAGCTTTTCAAATTATCCTCTTAAGGCAAATTCCTATTCAAATTTTCAATCAGTCAGTCATTGGCAGAAAATAATCATTTTTATTAGTCTGTTTTTTATTAGTATCATTTCATGGGCCAATAAAATTGTTGAGCTTAAAATAAATGGCGCAATTGGTCCGGCAACGGCTGATTTTATTAGTCGCGGCATTGACAATGCACAACAAGCGTCCCTTATTCTTATTATTCTTGATACTCCTGGTGGATTAGAAAAATCAATGCATAGCATTGTTCAAGATATTTTAGCTTCAAAAGTACCGGTTGTGACTTATGTGGCCCCCAAAGGGGCACGTGCTGCAAGTGCTGGAACATTTTTAATTTATGCAAGTACGCTTGCTGCAATGGCACCAGGAACTCATTTAGGTGCCGCAAGCCCAGTCAATTTAAATGAAATGATGGATAAAAATGATAAAAGCCAAGAACCAAAATCCTCTATGAAACAAAAGGCTATGAATGATGCCATAGCTTATATTCGTTCTTTAGCACAGCTTAGAGGACGCAATGCAGAATTTGCACAACAGGCCGTAACAGATGCTTCAACATTAACAGCTGATGAAGCTTTGCAGAATGGCGTTATCAATATTGTTGCAAAAGATCGTGGCGATCTTTTGCAACAATTGGATGGCTTGGTAGTAACTCAGGATGGTCGAAAAATTCAATTGAATACAAAAAATACGCAGGTAGAGCAGATCACACCAGATTGGCGCATGCGTTTTTTACAAGTGATCACCGATCCTACCGTGGCCTATTTACTTTTATTACTTGGAATCTATGGCATCTTTTTTGAACTGGTGAATCCAGGCTTTATGCTACCTGGCGTGGTGGGGGCTATCTCAATTCTTTTAGCGCTTTACGCCTTACAATTGCTACCGATGAGCTATGCAGGACTTGGTTTAATTATCTTAGGTATTCTCTTTATCATTGGAGAGGCTTATGCACCAAGTTTTGGGGCGTTAGGATTTGGTGGCACTGTAGCATTTATTATCGGTTCTATATTATTAATTGATTCCAATCATAATAGTTATCGAATTGCCTGGTCGGCAATATGGGCAATGGCAGCTGCAAATCTTCTTATTTTACTGACGCTAGGAACAATGACTTTTAAATCAAGAAAGAAGAAGTTAATGCATGGAATTGCTGTCCTATTGGGGGCAGAAGGAAGAACGTTGGGTGAGGTTAATCCACAGGGGCAGGCTGTAATCAGAGGAGAGATTTGGGCTGTACATTCGAAGCAACCTATCGCAGCTGATAAGCGCATTAAAGTGATTGCTACTCAAGGCCTTCAACTCGAGATAGAAGAAATACAAACTGCGACAAAGAATGGAATTAACTAA